A DNA window from Anaerocolumna sp. AGMB13020 contains the following coding sequences:
- a CDS encoding ABC transporter ATP-binding protein produces the protein MKYLLQFLTANKKILFLIIFSSLLQAFGTLLVPYFAANVIDKGIVEKNVPAIITIGLQMLAAAGFTALVSLWGSYLCADLAALTGKHLREMLFSKTQLLSVKEFNHYSTASLITRTTSDITIIQQTIIMITQMILPTPLIAVAAVIMTAVISPSLVFIPLTAMLLFFLVIGLLFLKANPVSKTIQGRVDTVNRLVRESIVGIRVIRAFDNSSYERGRSDNAFTEYADNVIKLNRIFAAFNPVVWTIMGLTMAAVVWFGGYQVLQQKILIGSISAVTEYTILMLIYLMMSAMVLVMVPRMMACVDRIKEILDIVPEITDPVEKLTISKTDNKQKIVFQNVNFSYKGAERPVLEDLSFCCESGKTTAIIGGTGSGKSTVAGLMLRLYDIQSGQILMEGKDIRTISQEELRERLSYVPQKAFLFSGTIADNLRMGHKEATAAELKYAAEIAQADTFIESLEAGYDSPVAQAGTNFSGGQKQRLCIARALVKKAPVYIFDDSFSALDFKTDAALRAALKQEMKEAAVVIIAQRISTIMDADQIIVLDDGRIAGMGRHEELLATCSVYKEIADSQLTEKEV, from the coding sequence ATGAAATATTTATTACAGTTTTTAACAGCTAATAAAAAAATACTTTTCTTAATCATCTTTTCTTCTCTGCTGCAGGCATTCGGAACCCTTTTGGTTCCTTATTTTGCGGCAAATGTTATAGATAAGGGCATTGTGGAAAAGAATGTGCCAGCTATTATTACCATTGGCCTGCAAATGCTTGCAGCGGCAGGCTTTACGGCTCTGGTCTCTCTCTGGGGCAGTTATCTGTGTGCAGATCTTGCAGCCCTGACAGGAAAGCATCTAAGAGAAATGCTGTTCTCCAAGACACAGCTTCTCTCTGTGAAAGAGTTTAATCACTATAGTACGGCATCCTTAATTACAAGAACCACCAGTGATATCACGATTATACAGCAGACTATTATTATGATTACACAGATGATACTGCCAACCCCGCTTATTGCGGTTGCAGCGGTAATTATGACCGCTGTCATTAGTCCTTCACTGGTATTCATACCCTTAACCGCAATGTTACTATTCTTTCTCGTAATCGGTTTATTGTTCTTAAAGGCCAATCCGGTCTCCAAAACAATTCAGGGTAGAGTGGATACGGTCAACCGGCTTGTCCGTGAATCCATTGTAGGAATTCGGGTAATAAGGGCATTTGACAATTCCAGTTATGAACGTGGCCGGTCTGACAATGCCTTTACGGAATATGCAGACAATGTAATAAAGCTTAACAGAATTTTTGCAGCCTTTAATCCGGTAGTATGGACTATTATGGGCCTGACCATGGCAGCTGTTGTTTGGTTTGGAGGGTATCAGGTACTTCAGCAAAAGATACTTATTGGAAGTATCTCAGCTGTAACCGAATATACCATTCTGATGCTGATATATTTAATGATGTCAGCTATGGTTCTGGTTATGGTTCCTCGAATGATGGCTTGCGTGGATCGTATAAAGGAAATCCTGGATATTGTCCCAGAGATAACCGACCCAGTAGAAAAACTTACAATATCCAAAACAGATAATAAACAAAAAATCGTATTCCAAAATGTCAATTTTTCTTACAAAGGAGCGGAAAGACCAGTATTGGAAGATCTAAGCTTTTGTTGTGAAAGCGGAAAAACAACTGCAATTATCGGAGGTACCGGCTCCGGTAAAAGTACAGTTGCAGGACTGATGCTGCGTTTATATGACATTCAGTCCGGACAGATACTTATGGAAGGAAAGGATATCCGTACGATATCCCAGGAGGAGCTTAGGGAGCGTTTAAGCTATGTTCCTCAAAAAGCATTTTTATTTAGCGGCACCATTGCTGATAATCTGCGCATGGGACATAAAGAAGCGACTGCCGCAGAGCTTAAATATGCTGCGGAGATAGCCCAGGCAGACACTTTTATAGAATCCCTTGAGGCAGGTTATGATAGTCCGGTAGCCCAGGCAGGTACGAATTTTTCCGGTGGCCAGAAACAGCGTTTATGTATTGCAAGAGCTCTGGTGAAAAAAGCACCCGTCTATATCTTTGATGACAGCTTCTCTGCCTTGGATTTTAAAACAGATGCAGCTCTCAGGGCTGCCTTGAAGCAGGAAATGAAGGAGGCAGCTGTCGTTATAATTGCCCAACGAATCAGCACTATCATGGATGCAGACCAGATTATTGTACTGGATGACGGCAGAATCGCAGGTATGGGCAGACATGAAGAGCTATTGGCAACCTGCAGTGTTTATAAGGAAATCGCTGATTCCCAGCTTACGGAAAAGGAGGTGTAG
- a CDS encoding helix-turn-helix domain-containing protein, protein MNKFSGLENLAEQLDLEVKEYGNGKAYCFPTQIGNGWIYETHPVQGLFVSSWWFTLSSSVTYVMDCKEPGMLFLSIDCGGIKIVQNGTKTKVLTSRNHICINPMLPVKFIFDKDSPICCTCLLVSESFLKDMYHKGFRSSLLTLGVIKKWEDKAYNTPDITLVLEQLKWEVRYSDIELTYYVYKVLELLSLIEHNVSQHSRITQKRAYHVSWDVKKKILAAVQLIHDNILSPPGIDELAKVTALSESKLHRCFKSEFGLSVKEYIHVEKMKKAMLLLADDELDISSIALKCGYKSPGMFTKAFKEIYHVTPSQYRKGYYL, encoded by the coding sequence ATGAATAAATTTTCTGGACTGGAGAACCTGGCAGAACAGTTAGATTTGGAAGTAAAAGAATACGGCAACGGGAAAGCATATTGCTTTCCCACCCAAATAGGAAATGGCTGGATTTATGAAACTCATCCGGTTCAGGGGTTGTTTGTTTCAAGCTGGTGGTTTACTTTATCCTCTTCCGTAACTTACGTAATGGATTGTAAAGAACCAGGCATGCTATTCCTAAGCATTGACTGTGGAGGTATAAAAATCGTGCAAAACGGCACGAAAACCAAAGTTCTAACCTCCAGAAACCACATCTGTATAAATCCTATGTTACCAGTTAAATTCATTTTTGATAAGGACTCTCCTATCTGTTGTACCTGTTTGCTGGTCTCTGAGAGTTTCCTGAAGGATATGTATCACAAAGGTTTCAGGAGCAGCCTTCTAACCCTTGGAGTTATTAAAAAGTGGGAAGATAAGGCTTATAACACACCGGATATTACACTGGTATTGGAACAGCTGAAATGGGAGGTTCGATATTCCGATATTGAATTAACCTATTATGTCTATAAGGTCTTAGAGTTGTTATCATTAATTGAGCATAACGTCTCACAGCATTCAAGAATCACACAAAAAAGGGCGTACCATGTATCCTGGGATGTGAAAAAGAAGATTCTTGCTGCGGTGCAGCTGATACATGATAATATACTGTCGCCTCCTGGTATAGATGAACTTGCCAAAGTGACTGCCTTAAGCGAAAGCAAATTACATAGATGTTTTAAATCGGAGTTCGGCCTAAGCGTAAAGGAATATATTCATGTGGAAAAGATGAAGAAAGCCATGCTCTTACTGGCCGATGACGAATTGGATATTAGCAGTATTGCATTGAAATGCGGTTATAAAAGCCCTGGCATGTTTACCAAAGCCTTTAAAGAAATATATCATGTTACACCAAGCCAGTATAGAAAAGGGTATTATTTATAA
- a CDS encoding alpha/beta fold hydrolase, with translation MLLAINDTTIFYEQTGSGAPLLLLHGNGGDHFMFDSLTSKLKEHFTVYGIDTAAIMVRVLRLRIIPMKPWLRIFITS, from the coding sequence ATGCTGCTCGCTATTAATGATACCACGATATTCTATGAACAAACCGGTTCCGGTGCTCCTCTGCTACTGCTCCATGGAAATGGCGGAGACCACTTTATGTTTGACAGTCTGACAAGTAAATTAAAGGAACATTTTACCGTCTATGGCATAGACACAGCCGCAATCATGGTCAGAGTGCTAAGACTGAGGATTATACCTATGAAACCATGGCTGAGGATATTTATCACTTCATAG
- a CDS encoding ABC transporter substrate-binding protein, whose product MKKVIKKIIIPITVLTMIFGLTACGPRGNSDENSSGNSVENNSENSVENNSASSTENSSETSTVNSQAGNNQTAPEADNDTEATQIITTLKGDVTIPVDPKRIVVAFFQGDLLALGINPVGTTFNDDAVFVEELGDVTVIDAWGLDPELVMSLKPDLIIWNNPDEYETLSKIAPTLIMDYYSMDYTQRLTFFGQITGKEEKAQELINGFKEKVAESKKKLSEAGKLDKTVILLENQQNGSLRAFGNDYGRGGELIYNELGFNAPDRIMTEVIEAEGVSFIDISYEVLGEYSADYIFSDENIKELADNQVFNSLSAVKEGRLIETNSGMFWFSDITSMNAQLEFIVANILKH is encoded by the coding sequence ATGAAAAAGGTTATCAAAAAAATTATTATTCCAATAACTGTTTTGACCATGATATTCGGACTTACCGCCTGTGGTCCGAGAGGAAATTCTGACGAAAATTCCTCAGGAAATTCTGTCGAAAATAACTCAGAAAATTCTGTGGAAAATAACTCGGCAAGTTCTACCGAAAATTCCTCAGAAACTTCCACCGTAAATTCCCAGGCAGGTAATAATCAGACTGCTCCTGAAGCGGACAATGATACAGAAGCTACTCAGATAATAACAACCCTGAAAGGCGATGTTACCATACCTGTTGACCCAAAACGTATTGTGGTTGCTTTCTTTCAGGGGGATTTGCTTGCATTGGGGATAAATCCTGTGGGTACTACTTTTAATGATGATGCTGTCTTTGTGGAGGAGCTGGGTGATGTAACGGTCATTGATGCCTGGGGGTTGGATCCGGAACTTGTTATGTCCTTAAAGCCGGACTTAATTATCTGGAATAATCCGGACGAGTACGAAACCTTAAGTAAGATTGCACCTACCCTTATTATGGATTATTATTCGATGGACTACACCCAAAGGCTTACTTTCTTCGGACAAATCACTGGAAAAGAAGAGAAGGCTCAGGAATTGATCAATGGCTTCAAGGAAAAGGTTGCAGAAAGCAAGAAAAAGCTTTCCGAGGCTGGAAAACTGGACAAGACCGTTATCCTGCTTGAAAATCAGCAAAACGGCAGCTTAAGGGCTTTCGGTAATGATTACGGAAGAGGCGGAGAATTAATATATAATGAACTTGGGTTTAATGCACCAGACCGTATTATGACAGAAGTCATAGAGGCGGAGGGAGTAAGTTTTATAGATATTTCCTATGAGGTACTGGGAGAATATTCCGCTGATTATATTTTCTCCGATGAAAATATAAAAGAATTAGCAGATAACCAGGTGTTTAACTCACTTTCTGCCGTAAAGGAAGGCAGATTAATTGAAACCAACAGTGGTATGTTCTGGTTCTCAGACATTACCTCAATGAATGCCCAATTAGAATTTATTGTTGCTAATATATTAAAGCATTGA
- a CDS encoding alpha/beta fold hydrolase encodes MAEDIYHFIEALSLKKANIIGFSDGAIISLILAIKHSEVIEKMALLGVNLKPEDFTEENYQHLKEAYETTSDPLCKMMFEQPNIELEEVKNVAVPTLILAGEQDLFKAESFQLLKDAMPNATLKVMKGHGHDSYITNKAILYPDFKEFFL; translated from the coding sequence ATGGCTGAGGATATTTATCACTTCATAGAAGCTTTGTCCCTTAAAAAAGCAAATATCATCGGCTTCAGCGATGGTGCCATTATCAGTCTGATATTAGCCATTAAACACAGTGAAGTAATAGAAAAAATGGCACTTCTAGGCGTTAATCTGAAACCCGAGGATTTTACGGAGGAAAATTATCAGCATCTGAAGGAAGCTTACGAAACAACAAGTGATCCCTTATGTAAAATGATGTTTGAACAGCCAAATATTGAACTTGAGGAGGTTAAGAACGTAGCGGTTCCCACCCTAATACTGGCCGGGGAACAGGATCTCTTTAAAGCCGAGTCTTTCCAGCTTCTCAAGGATGCCATGCCCAATGCCACGTTAAAGGTTATGAAAGGTCATGGACATGATAGCTATATAACAAATAAGGCTATACTTTACCCGGACTTTAAGGAATTTTTTCTATAA
- a CDS encoding ABC transporter ATP-binding protein, giving the protein MKKQKTQQRKENSKTDYENEDMPKNKAAAIKRLFALLLEQKAALIIIIFSTIMSIGLYAATPLILGKAIDQLIQGINEKGFGGSFQVLYGIIKWPILLFLVSYLTSSLFAFFQEYTMAGVGEKLVLALRKKMSDKITRLPLNYYDTHQTGNLLSRVTNDLDRVAEVLKTGSLQFINAIFNISISIVVMLTQSPLLTVIILAAMSISVFATKWISEKNFEVAAENQNILGILNGSIEEFYTGNLIIKSFNQHKEVINTVREISERQYAANKKAQFVMFAIYPAIRFLTQLGFVVTAIVGGIFAAAGSITIGTIQAFLQYVNQISDPIAQSSYFLNSLQAALASAERVFEFLDEEEEVPDTHAPKLLTEPKGAVSFEHVRFGYRPEAVLMEDINLTVRPNEMVAIVGPTGAGKTTLINLLMRFYELNGGRILIDGIDIKDLPKSELRKTVGMVLQDTWLFQGTIADNIAYGKMDATREEIIQAAKAARCDQFIRTLENGYDTVISSEDSNISQGQMQLLTIARAMLANPSLMILDEATSSVDTRTEVEIQKAMHQIMKGKTSFVIAHRLSTIRSADMILVMKNGTIIEHGTHKELLAADTFYANLYNSQFAAGSAS; this is encoded by the coding sequence ATGAAAAAACAGAAAACACAACAGAGGAAAGAAAACAGTAAAACAGACTATGAAAATGAGGATATGCCAAAGAACAAGGCAGCTGCCATTAAACGGTTGTTTGCACTGTTATTAGAGCAAAAAGCTGCTTTGATAATCATTATCTTCTCAACAATCATGAGTATTGGTCTATATGCCGCAACACCTCTTATACTGGGTAAGGCTATCGATCAGTTGATACAGGGTATAAACGAAAAGGGCTTTGGCGGAAGCTTTCAAGTGCTATACGGCATTATCAAGTGGCCTATATTACTATTCCTTGTATCTTATCTGACCAGCTCCCTCTTTGCCTTTTTTCAGGAATACACCATGGCAGGTGTGGGTGAAAAACTGGTGTTAGCCCTGCGTAAGAAAATGAGTGATAAAATTACCAGGCTTCCCCTGAATTATTATGATACCCATCAGACAGGAAATCTCTTAAGCCGGGTGACCAACGACCTGGACAGGGTAGCTGAGGTTTTAAAGACCGGCTCTCTGCAGTTTATAAATGCTATCTTTAATATTTCCATCAGTATAGTTGTAATGCTGACCCAGAGCCCACTGCTTACAGTAATCATACTGGCGGCTATGTCCATAAGTGTATTTGCTACCAAATGGATTTCAGAGAAGAACTTTGAGGTTGCTGCTGAGAACCAGAATATTTTAGGTATCTTAAACGGAAGCATTGAGGAATTCTACACCGGAAATCTGATTATAAAGAGTTTCAATCAGCATAAGGAGGTAATCAATACTGTCCGTGAAATCAGTGAAAGACAGTATGCAGCCAACAAAAAAGCACAGTTCGTTATGTTTGCTATTTACCCGGCGATTCGTTTTCTGACACAGCTGGGGTTTGTAGTCACTGCCATTGTAGGTGGTATATTTGCTGCTGCCGGAAGCATTACCATTGGTACCATTCAGGCCTTCCTGCAATATGTTAACCAGATATCAGACCCGATAGCCCAATCCTCTTATTTCCTCAATTCACTGCAGGCGGCACTGGCATCGGCAGAGCGTGTCTTTGAATTCCTGGATGAGGAGGAAGAAGTCCCTGATACACATGCACCAAAGCTTCTCACGGAACCCAAAGGTGCCGTAAGCTTTGAGCATGTACGTTTTGGATACCGGCCGGAGGCTGTACTTATGGAGGACATCAATCTGACCGTACGTCCCAACGAAATGGTTGCAATTGTTGGCCCTACGGGTGCGGGAAAGACAACACTGATCAATCTGCTTATGCGTTTCTATGAATTAAATGGGGGCAGAATCTTAATAGACGGTATTGATATCAAAGACCTTCCAAAAAGTGAACTGAGAAAAACTGTCGGTATGGTTCTGCAGGATACCTGGCTGTTCCAGGGGACCATTGCGGATAATATAGCTTATGGTAAGATGGATGCCACCCGTGAGGAAATCATTCAGGCTGCCAAAGCTGCCAGATGTGACCAGTTCATCCGTACTTTAGAGAACGGTTACGATACCGTTATCTCCAGTGAAGACAGTAATATTTCTCAAGGACAGATGCAGCTCTTAACCATAGCAAGGGCAATGCTTGCCAATCCTTCCCTGATGATTCTGGATGAAGCCACCTCAAGCGTTGATACCAGAACCGAAGTGGAAATCCAGAAAGCCATGCATCAGATTATGAAAGGAAAAACCAGCTTTGTAATAGCCCACAGACTATCTACCATCCGCTCCGCAGACATGATTCTGGTAATGAAAAACGGTACCATCATTGAACATGGTACCCATAAAGAATTATTGGCCGCAGATACCTTCTATGCCAACCTGTACAACAGTCAGTTTGCTGCCGGTTCTGCCAGCTAA
- a CDS encoding FAD-binding oxidoreductase translates to MEEHFLDGLTGRIVLPTDPDYDEARQGFNHGVQNYPFIINYCCSVEDVCNAVKWSVCHCVPSRIRSGGHNYEGYSNGNCVLVIDVSEMNAISLDDERNAVQVQGGVTNSQLYNYLGELGYPFPGGTCPTVGLSGYATGGGWGLSCRYFGLGCDSLTDIELVDYQGNILRANASCNADLFWACRGAGGGNFGVITSMTFQLPPRTGNVTLIEIDYLRVDTKTQETFLEVWQDWLPCADIRMTLIARIYYSETDGQSMLVRGIFYGAAEEAKVLLEPFLSLPKAVYNIESMSFLEAVTILGSAYPPFEKFQAVSGFAFRKYSHCELSDLTALISEPAEGSVFRGLSLYALGGRVREANVQETAFFYREADYILWLETVWEENQYASAGRNWIACRYPEFAALTTGSYINFPYYGINRFLKEYYGGHIMTLEEIKLKYDPFNIFSYPQGLLPVRDSNCLPSGISENKLKDRSEVQTGNPRGFRYVTPSEN, encoded by the coding sequence ATGGAAGAACACTTTCTGGACGGACTAACCGGGCGAATCGTGCTGCCTACAGATCCTGATTACGATGAAGCCAGACAAGGCTTTAACCATGGCGTACAGAACTATCCGTTCATTATAAATTATTGCTGCAGTGTGGAGGATGTATGTAATGCTGTCAAATGGTCTGTGTGCCATTGCGTCCCTTCACGTATACGAAGCGGCGGGCATAATTATGAAGGATATTCAAATGGTAATTGTGTGCTGGTGATTGATGTAAGTGAGATGAATGCTATCTCTCTTGATGACGAAAGAAATGCTGTTCAGGTACAAGGAGGTGTAACAAACAGCCAATTGTATAATTATCTTGGTGAACTTGGTTATCCCTTTCCAGGCGGCACCTGTCCCACTGTGGGTTTAAGCGGTTATGCCACAGGGGGAGGCTGGGGGCTGTCATGCAGGTACTTTGGTTTAGGGTGCGACAGCCTAACAGACATAGAGCTGGTGGATTATCAGGGAAACATCCTAAGAGCAAATGCTTCCTGTAATGCCGACCTCTTTTGGGCATGCCGTGGTGCCGGAGGCGGTAATTTCGGAGTTATTACTTCAATGACCTTCCAATTGCCTCCTAGGACTGGAAATGTTACCTTAATTGAAATTGATTACCTTAGAGTAGATACCAAAACGCAGGAAACTTTTCTAGAGGTCTGGCAGGATTGGCTTCCCTGCGCGGATATTCGGATGACACTGATTGCCAGGATATATTATTCCGAAACGGATGGGCAGTCCATGCTGGTTAGAGGTATTTTCTATGGAGCTGCCGAAGAAGCCAAAGTACTGCTTGAGCCTTTTCTTTCCTTGCCTAAGGCTGTTTATAATATTGAATCTATGTCCTTTTTAGAAGCTGTTACAATCCTTGGCAGTGCCTATCCTCCCTTCGAGAAATTCCAGGCGGTCAGCGGATTTGCTTTTCGCAAATACTCCCACTGTGAACTTTCAGATTTAACTGCCTTAATAAGTGAGCCTGCTGAAGGTTCCGTTTTCAGAGGTCTGTCCTTGTATGCGCTGGGCGGCAGGGTACGAGAAGCAAACGTTCAGGAAACAGCTTTCTTTTATAGAGAAGCTGATTATATTCTCTGGCTGGAAACCGTTTGGGAAGAGAATCAATATGCAAGTGCGGGCAGAAATTGGATTGCCTGCAGGTATCCGGAATTCGCTGCTTTGACCACCGGCTCTTATATTAATTTCCCTTATTACGGAATCAACCGCTTTCTAAAGGAATACTACGGTGGTCATATCATGACACTGGAAGAAATCAAGTTAAAATATGACCCCTTCAATATCTTTTCCTATCCCCAGGGGCTGTTGCCAGTCAGAGACAGCAATTGCCTGCCCTCAGGCATCTCAGAAAATAAGCTTAAAGATAGATCCGAGGTACAGACAGGAAATCCAAGAGGCTTCAGATATGTAACTCCTTCTGAGAATTAA
- a CDS encoding MarR family winged helix-turn-helix transcriptional regulator — protein sequence MQEDIKKAIKSYYEMYFEVGYVYEELAKIHGLTSTSLFILQIIYDYPEECTQHFICEKILYPKQTVNTILDSFERKGYIQKEVSKLDKRNKNILFTEAGKKYADHIMSDIFQLEENAFTSMSAEDREAMVRGEQAFLVQLKRIMQTFKKTSPSPSVKNSDR from the coding sequence ATGCAGGAAGATATTAAGAAAGCCATAAAAAGTTATTATGAGATGTACTTCGAAGTCGGTTATGTTTACGAAGAATTGGCGAAAATACACGGACTTACTTCTACCAGCCTTTTTATACTCCAGATAATATACGATTATCCGGAGGAATGTACACAGCATTTTATATGCGAGAAGATTCTCTATCCCAAACAAACGGTAAATACCATTTTAGATTCCTTTGAAAGAAAGGGCTATATACAAAAAGAAGTATCTAAACTGGATAAGCGAAACAAAAACATATTATTTACAGAAGCAGGAAAAAAATACGCGGATCATATTATGTCAGATATATTTCAGTTGGAGGAAAATGCTTTTACCAGTATGTCCGCAGAGGACAGAGAGGCAATGGTCAGGGGTGAACAGGCGTTTCTTGTACAGCTAAAAAGGATCATGCAGACTTTTAAGAAAACTTCTCCCTCACCGTCTGTAAAGAATTCAGATCGTTAA
- a CDS encoding Crp/Fnr family transcriptional regulator — MTSIQEALNTADVLKQASKTSLTAIAAFSSIIRADKGKHLFRDKEEVKNLYILVQGRASLYKLNSLGEKKVIFVYGAGSLLNEVMLQDLPASINCELLENSLVLSIPLQKFFHVMEKDPALLKAVFDSMALKIRRLYRQLKNTTNDLSGEKRLAAKLYKLSKDCGIKEADGIRIDMNLTITFLAEMLGSKRETVSRQMKRLVEMGLVVTNKTGFLIPDQKKLSEYFKTP; from the coding sequence TTGACTTCCATTCAGGAAGCACTGAATACAGCCGACGTGTTAAAGCAAGCTTCCAAGACCAGTTTAACAGCCATTGCAGCCTTCTCTTCTATTATAAGAGCTGATAAAGGCAAACATCTTTTTCGAGATAAGGAAGAAGTTAAGAATCTGTATATCCTAGTTCAGGGAAGGGCTTCATTATATAAACTAAACAGCCTGGGCGAAAAGAAGGTTATCTTTGTTTATGGAGCGGGAAGTTTGTTAAATGAGGTTATGCTGCAAGATCTGCCGGCCTCTATTAACTGCGAACTGTTAGAAAATTCACTGGTTCTGTCTATCCCCCTTCAGAAGTTCTTCCACGTAATGGAGAAGGATCCAGCACTTTTAAAAGCAGTCTTTGATTCTATGGCTCTTAAGATCAGAAGATTGTACCGGCAATTAAAAAATACCACCAACGATCTGTCAGGAGAAAAACGTCTTGCTGCCAAACTTTATAAGCTCTCAAAGGATTGTGGTATAAAAGAGGCTGATGGCATAAGAATCGATATGAATTTAACAATAACCTTTCTGGCGGAAATGTTAGGCTCAAAACGTGAAACTGTATCCAGACAAATGAAAAGACTGGTAGAGATGGGATTGGTTGTAACAAATAAAACCGGATTTCTGATACCGGATCAAAAAAAGTTAAGCGAATATTTTAAAACACCGTGA